The following proteins are encoded in a genomic region of Corticium candelabrum chromosome 11, ooCorCand1.1, whole genome shotgun sequence:
- the LOC134186758 gene encoding homeobox protein TGIF2-like: MSEEPGTSSKRYRQDEDDDGSEPQNGDISDNDASENNAKDARPHSKKRRSTLSKDAVATLRSWLWEHRFNAYPTEAEKRKLCEQCGLTMVQLCNWFINARRRTLPEMIRREGRDPARYTMSRRSGDGSSVHHQDDQLQSAEQALSEIAALHSNANSPVPLNYPLSFPLPSTSDSTRQDDGSGATVTYNTPPFLPLPRALRTSNGHHVPPSPVMFDPPPAYYLHYPTPMVVLPAAVSLPYTAVCPPRMSLMNSGNGSDQSRSFLSTSMPAGVRNSFQMLCDVALKEGGFPNK, encoded by the exons ATGTCGGAGGAGCCAGGCACGAGTAGCAAGCGATACCGTCAAG atgaagatgatgacggTTCAGAGCCACAAAACGGCGACATCAGCGACAACGATGCGTCAGAAAACAACGCTAAAGACGCCAGACCTCACTCCAAGAAACGGCGCTCGACTCTCTCTAAAGACGCAGTGGCCACGCTGCGTTCGTGGCTTTGGGAGCATCGTTTCAACGCCTACCCTACAGAAGCAGAGAAGCGCAAGTTGTGCGAGCAGTGCGGGCTAACTATGGTGCAGTTGTGCAACTGGTTTATCAACGCGCGTCGTCGCACACTACCAGAGATGATTCGAAGGGAAGGCCGAGATCCAGCAAGATACACTATGTCACGCCGTTCTGGAGACGGCTCGTCGGTGCACCACCAAGACGACCAACTACAATCGGCAGAGCAAGCGCTAAGTGAGATAGCAGCTCTACATTCCAACGCTAATAGTCCCGTGCCTCTCAACTACCCGCTCTCGTTTCCTTTGCCATCAACCAGTGATTCAACTCGACAGGATGACGGCTCAGGCGCCACTGTCACTTACAACACGCCACCGTTCCTACCGCTTCCGAGAGCTCTCCGAACATCAAACGGTCATCATGTACCGCCCTCTCCTGTCATGTTCGATCCTCCCCCTGCTTACTATCTTCACTATCCAACTCCGATGGTTGTGCTGCCAGCAGCGGTATCTCTGCCGTATACGGCTGTTTGTCCCCCTCGCATGTCACTCATGAACTCCGGGAATGGGAGTGATCAGAGCAGATCGTTTTTATCCACATCGATGCCAGCTGGTGTCCGAAACAGTTTCCAGATGTTGTGCGATGTCGCACTCAAAGAGGGAGGATTTCCCAACAAATAG
- the LOC134186754 gene encoding neuron navigator 3-like has translation MNVAGQGSSAADLQVWVDWVNAVLRQHDLQLKVQDVRVDLADGAVLAALVECLARTKLPAIYRQPSSRIQKVQNLGTVLMFVRDRGFPVSKVTPQSILEGNRQGIVQLLDSLRQLKDGISTTASAHGVNRVSKTKLPIPSRRRTTGTLQNVQKEVVPKTQNERRHSLSSAISSSSVIHSTGVKRLPLTRSSSFVTAAREAFEKLAENSHESKPKPRLLQPSAVGVGISIGDKKGKIMSGGYQAQGTEQVTTVSVFANDASGIFVTSKRSPMRRVKQKESCAVQSLQKCNDSWNVSEMMCAADISCVPERDNFVSTPGSNGHQGTLAWMLQSNCYHDSAHDNASSSSLSQELGLTKSGFVVNAISEVEKHDSKEQDDLDRSRFSSSWNGFHRSNKRRKSLEAVDLTKTPQHGRSSSLDLMSYQVCQPSEASIKTMCLEVPQDASNATTILAAEPNSMQPERDVSGVTCDSHLEEITTELVKTDLSASFHDRQSELGQCDFNVHAPVLQTISAHSPIVTKQIVKLESAKDHYKTTIDLNNDSDSTASEIASLKADDQPFSDSGSDSDSLVASLSLTTAETSHHRASCQSTEVAASKASKTPLSGIQDDNVSESPAANTVRQSSDRSIEKPQRQTSYGSPHSFSYAKFGGSLPESSSSNKSPGAGLPAGERVGGESMRRNKEQTTAETNITIRRLRRELEFADSRASNLTSQLESSIDKMVTYQQHMGHLQRQLRKVVEESQSKGSELAQIKTVLESLEEESGDEALEQNYEPTAALHWNCQENNTWLQERDSDVFRLKSAEPLDIISSRKHKRVAWKPVLPFGRRTLSTSSTSLSEHSMHFACDSKRSGLLMEDKAFNGISQLEGQLIDSQAEIARLALSNETALKDAESLHITVKSLEEQLSGVLHDASKPGTEAFSTKGLSSSRPYSPRASSNSDDEPSDSQRTTIYVHVGEDYEDQRLMAIATMQVAVNATWTAIDAKVLSTFELYLSKLDGKSWLGLDRYSIAYYWLGDVKRAVGTNVDESTSPHEAAVGSKAAVILHLRGTDDGSCDALAFCTLIPKQFLQAYSALILAYHKVLIVGPQSSGKTFLAGHLVRHCLVRLGVHVPDEAVFLSSMDSFPLMETGEKVRQVLKEAEQKELCAAAVILDDVRSFEQLGIVTETLSAITGQNIIVVAIMTLSDKHKAGVDPLSHHLWTWRQIQLWCHSEPIHSLLDCFLTRRLIQTNVQTSADDRDLTASIEWVCKVWHRVNHVLDCCSSLCAPRGPCQFFDCPMNTVDIQVWFTLLWNHMILPYLSMIFRMSSHESYSADCAWVSDPAGWILDGIPWQEHSNSLPILKLERSDFGLHANIPSSYEGGERFLEHMAGLLGILVRIPMLPPAPQPMRKMNGRTLSVSRIRKVSVREMSPSEVVQSVL, from the exons CAAGTGCACACGGAGTGAATCGTGTTTCTAAGACTAAGCTCCCTATTCCCAGCAGAAGGAGAACTACTGGCACTTTGCAGAATGTGCAAAAAGAGGTGGTACCAAAGACTCAGAATGAGAGACGACATTCGTTGTCATCAGCCATTTCATCGTCATCAGTGATCCATTCTACTGGTGTAAAACGTCTTCCATTAACTCGTAGTTCATCTTTTGTTACTGCAGCACGTGAAGCGTTTGAAAAGCTAGCGGAAAACAGCCATGAGTCAAAGCCGAAGCCAAGACTGCTTCAGCCTTCTGCAGTTGGTGTAGGTATCTCGATAGGGGATAAGAAGGGCAAAATTATGTCAGGTGGCTACCAAGCACAGGGAACTGAACAAGTTACAACTGTATCAGTTTTTGCCAATGATGCCAGTGGAATTTTTGTGACTTCCAAGAGATCTCCAATGAGAAGAGTAAAGCAAAAGGAGTCTTGTGCTGTTCAATCATTACAAAAATGCAATGATTCTTGGAATGTGAGTGAAATGATGTGTGCAGCTGATATCAGTTGTGTACCTGAAAGAGACAACTTTGTTTCAACACCTGGATCAAACGGGCATCAAGGTACCCTTGCTTGGATGTTGCAGTCTAATTGTTATCATGATAGTGCCCATGATAATGCCAGCTCCAGCTCTTTGTCTCAAGAACTAGGACTTACAAAGAGTGGTTTTGTAGTAAATGCAATCTCAGAAGTTGAGAAACATGATTCCAAAGAGCAAGATGATTTAGATCGATCAcgattttcttcttcttggaaTGGTTTTCATAGGTCAAACAAGAGAAGGAAAAGTTTGGAGGCAGTTGACTTGACAAAGACACCACAACATGGAAGATCGTCGTCTTTAGACTTAATGTCATATCAAGTATGTCAGCCTAGTGAGGCATCTATAAAAACCATGTGTCTGGAGGTACCACAAGATGCCAGTAATGCCACAACAATACTTGCTGCTGAGCCAAACAGTATGCAGCCAGAAAGAGATGTTTCTGGTGTAACGTGTGATTCACATCTAGAGGAAATAACTACTGAACTTGTGAAGACAGACCTTAGTGCATCTTTTCATGATAGACAGTCTGAATTGGGACAATGTGATTTCAATGTCCATGCTCCAGTACTGCAAACCATAAGTGCCCATTCTCCAATTGTGACTAAACAGATAGTTAAATTGGAATCCGCAAAGGACCATTACAAGACTACAATTGACTTAAATAATGATAGTGATAGCACCGCATCTGAAATTGCTAGTCTAAAGGCTGACGATCAGCCGTTCAGTGACAGTGGCAGTGACAGTGACAGTCTTGTTGCTTCCCTATCACTTACCACAGCAGAGACGTCTCATCACCGGGCCAGCTGCCAATCAACAGAAGTGGCGGCATCGAAGGCTAGCAAGACTCCACTCTCTGGAATACAAGATGATAATGTCAGTGAATCACCAGCAGCAAATACAGTAAGACAGTCGAGTGACAGGAGCATAGAAAAGCCACAACGTCAAACGTCTTATGGTTCACCACACAGTTTCAGTTATGCTAAATTTGGAGGATCCCTGCCTGAAAGTAGCAGTAGTAACAAGTCACCTGGTGCAGGACTTCCTGCTGGAGAAAGAGTTGGTG GTGAATCTATGAGaagaaacaaagaacagaCAACTGCAGAAACCAATATTACT ATTAGACGGCTACGACGAGAGCTCGAGTTTGCAGACAGCAGAGCAAGCAATCTCACCTCCCAGCTCGAATCGAGT ATTGACAAGATGGTCACATATCAACAACACATGGGGCATTTACAGAGACAACTGAGAAAAGTAGTGGAAGAATCTCAATCCAAG GGTTCTGAACTTGCTCAAATCAAGACAGTGTTGGAATCTTTGGAAGAAGAAAGTGGTGATGAAGCACTAGAGCAAAACTATGAACCAACAGCTGCTTTGCATTGGAATTGCCAAGAAAACAATACTTGGTTACAAGAAAGAG ATAGTGATGTTTTCAGACTAAAATCAGCCGAGCCTTTGGATATTATATCCAGCAGAAAGCATAAACGAGTTGCTTGGAAG CCTGTTTTGCCATTTGGCAGAAGGACATTGTCTACCTCTAGTACATCTTTATCTGAACATTCAATGCACTTTGCTTGTGATAGCAAGCGATCTGGTCT GCTGATGGAAGATAAGGCATTCAATGGGATTTCGCAGCTTGAGGGGCAACTAATTGACTCCCAG GCGGAGATAGCTCGCTTAGCTTTGTCTAACGAGACAGCTTTGAAGGATGCTGAAAGTCTGCATATCACAGTGAAAAGTCTTGAG GAACAGTTATCAGGTGTACTTCATGATGCTAGTAAACCTGGGACTGAAGCTTTCAGTACAAAGGGATTGTCAAGTAGCAGACCGTATTCTCCACGAGCTTCTTCGAATTCTG ATGACGAGCCGAGTGATAGTCAGAggacaactatttatgttcaTGTTGGTGAAGACTATGAA GACCAGCGTCTAATGGCTATTGCAACCATGCAGGTTGCAGTGAATGCAACATGGACTGCAATAGATGCAAAAGTTCTCTCGACATTTGAG CTCTATTTGAGCAAACTTGATGGCAAATCTTGGTTGGGATTGGATCGCTACAGTATTGCATACTATTGGCTTGGAGATGTGAAACGAGCAGTGG GCACAAATGTAGATGAATCTACATCACCGCATGAAGCAGCAGTGGGAAGCAAAGCAGCTGTTATTCTTCATCTTCGAG GTACCGATGATGGGAGCTGCGATGCTTTGGCTTTCTGCACTCTTATTCCAAAGCAATTTCTACAG GCTTACAGTGCTTTGATTCTTGCTTATCACAAAGTTTTGATTGTTggacctcagtcatcagggaAGACATTTCTAGCTGGTCATCTGGTGAGGCATTGTCTTGTTAG GTTAGGTGTCCATGTACCAGACGAAGCAGTCTTCTTGTCTTCTATGGATAGCTTTCCTTTGAtg GAGACAGGGGAGAAGGTAAGACAAGTTCTAAAGGAAGCAGAACAGAA GGAGTTGTGTGCTGCTGCTGTTATATTGGATGATGTTCGATCGTTTGAACAGCTTGGGATTGTGACTGAAACATTGTCTGCTATTACAGGCCAAAA CATTATAGTTGTTGCTATCATGACTTTGTCAGACAAGCACAAAGCTGGTGTAGACCCACTCTCACATCACCTTTGGACGTGGCG tcAAATTCAGCTGTGGTGTCACAGTGAACCAATTCACAGTTTGCTTGATTGCTTTTTAACACGCCGACTTATTCAAACTAATGTTCAAACAAG TGCTGATGATAGAGACCTCACTGCTTCGATAGAGTGGGTGTGCAAAGTGTGGCACAGAGTGAATCATGTTTTGGATTGTTGTTCTAGTCTTTGTGCTCCTAGAG GTCCTTGTCAATTCTTTGATTGTCCAATGAACACAGTAGATATCCAAGTTTGGTTTACTTTACTGTGGAATCACATGATATTGCCTTATTTGTCAATGATCTTCAGGATGTCTTCTCATGAA agTTATTCTGCTGACTGCGCCTGGGTCAGTGATCCTGCTGGCTGGATATTAGATGGCATCCCGTGGCAAGAACACTCCAACAGCTTACCAATATTGAAACTTGAAAGAAGCGACTTTGGTCTTCATGCAAATATACCTTCTTCAT ATGAAGGTGGAGAGAGATTTCTTGAGCATATG GCTGGATTGCTTGGCATATTGGTGAGGATACCGATGTTGCCTCCAGCCCCACAACCAATGAGGAAAATGAATGGAAGAACTTTGTCGGTATCTCGTATTCGAAAAGTTTCCGTCAGGGAGATGTCACCAAGTGAAGTTGTGCAGTCTGTGCTCTAG